A window of Cryptosporangium phraense genomic DNA:
CAGATGTTCGCGGATGGCGTGCCCGGCCACCGGGTGGGACACTTTGGCGCCTGGCTCCGAGCGCTATGGCACGACGTACGGTTGCTGGCGCCGCGGTGGGATTTCTGGATGGCGTATTTGGAGCGCTGGACACGCTGCCTCGTCAGTGTCCGGCGTTGATCGCTGGCCCCGTGGCGCGGAGCCGGCCGGACGGCGCCTTGAGGAGCGGTCGGCGTGGTCGGGGGCCTAGGATTTTGTCGTGGCCTCCTCCCGGTGGACCTGGATGTGCGTGTTGTTCGAGCATCAGGAGTATCCGCAGTTCATGAGCCGGTTCTGCACCCGGCGGGAGTTGATCGTCTGCCAGCGGTGCGGTGAGCAGCGCACGGTTCGCGAAGAGCCTGACCATGACTGGGGCGCGTGGATACTGGGTCCCGAGCGTGGGCCGTGCGCGGTGTTACACACCTGCACCCAATGCCATGTGACCGAGTGGGAGTACGAGCGCGACGCGCGGGAACGACCGCTTACCGGACTTGACCCCGCGCAGCGCACAGCCTAGGATCGCCGTCTCCGCCGAGGCGGAGACGCGACGCTGGCCGCAGGGTGCTGCGCTCGATCCCGCGAATTCGGCGTGCACGCGGGCCGAGGTGGTCGGTGTGCGGTTCGCGCACGATATGACTGAGGGCCGCCGGCGCGACGACAGTTATTGCCGGACCGCCGGCTGTACCTGGTCGGAGTCGGGCGACATAGACGACACCGCCTGACTGACTGATCGACCGATCGGTAACCGGTCGCCGTGCCGAGCGGCTGCCGGACTGCGCCGCCGTTCCGGGGGCCAGACCTGGATACGGCACAGGAGTGCGCTGGCGGTCTTCGTGGGCGCGTCTCCTCGCCAGGTTCCAGGCCTTGCCGCAGGCGGTCGGTGCGGCAATCAGCCGGGCAACACGAAACATGCGTTTAGTCGTGTTAGCGTCATTGGCCGGGTTGGGCCAGCTGGTCGGCGGTGGGAGCCGGTAATGGGGCGGGCGGCAGGCGAAATGAGGCGAGACTCAGTCGCGCTGGACTGGTCTGACGACACCGTCGGGCCCTGGCGCGGTGTGCCGCCCGGGTTGATGGCGGAGCTGGCCGCGCGGGTGGCCGACGCGCCGGCCGCAGTATGGGTAAGGATCGATGGCCGCTGTGAGCGGGTGGTCGGCCGGTCGGGGGCGGCGGTCGCCGGGTGGCCGGAGTCGTGGCGTGTGGCCGACGGGCCGGCGGAGTGTCTGCTGCGCATGAACGGTGCGCTGGTTGTGGAGGACACGTCTGCGGATCTGCGCTGGGGTTGCTGTCCGCTGCGGGTGTCCGCGGACATTCGGGCGTTGCTGGCGGTGCCGCTGCGCGGGGCGGATTCGGGTATCACCGGCGCGGTGTATGTCGTCGATACCGTGTCCCGGCGGTGGCCGGACTCAGTGCTCGAGGCCGTCGAGCGGCTGGCCGCGTGGGCCAGCGGGGCGACGGCCGGTCAGGCTGCGCCTTGGGGTGCGGCGGATGCAGGCGGCGCGGCGGACGTGCCCGAGGTGGCCGACACGGACGACGCCCACGGGAAGATTGCGGTCGCCTCCTCCGGTCCGGCGTCTGATCCGTTTCTGACCGCGTTGGTGGAGACCCTCGATGTCGGTGTCGCCGCTTGCGACAGTCGTGGACGGCTGATCCTGTACAACCGGGCGTTGCGTGAGCTGCGGGGTCTGCCGGACACGTGGACGCCCTCCGAGGATTTGGCGACGTCGCTGGCGGCCAGACCGGTGCTCGGCCCGGACGGTGATCCGCTGGCGGTGGAGCGCACACCGCTGGGCCGGGCGTTGCGCGGTGAGGTGGTGGAGAACACCGATGTCGTCCTGACCGCCCCTGGGCAGCGCCTGCGGATCGCCGCGGCCCGGGCGAAACCGATCCACGACGGTGACGGCCGCTGCGTGGGGGCGGTGGTGGCGTTGCAGGAGGTCACCGATCGCCGCCGCGCGGAACGGTTCGCCGAGTGTGAGCTGCAGGTGGCCCGGGCGCTCGCGGAATCGGTGTCGGTCGCGGCTGCCGCCCCGGCGGTGCTGGAGGCAGTGGCGCGCAGCTTGCAGTGGCCGCACGCGGAGCTGTGGCTGATCGACGGGGCGGGCGAGCAGCTCGACCCGGTCGCGCAGTGGAGCGCTCCGGGACTGGATCTGCAGGTCGAGCTGCCTGCGGTCACCAGTTTCGAGGGGATCGTCGGGTCGGTCTGGGCGACCGGGCGGCCGCTGTGGGTTCCGGATCTGGCCGGCAGCCGCTATTTGACGACCGGCGAGGCCGCGGCCCGCAGCCGTGAGTGCGCGCGGCAGGGGTTGCGGACCGTACTGGCGGTTCCGCTGCTCGACGCGGGCCGCGTCCAGGGCGTACTGGCCTGCTTCGCCGACACCCTCGAGGACGGGCAGGAACTGCTCACCACGCTGCTGGGCACCATCGCTCGGCAGATCGGGCAGTTCTTGGCCCGGCGGCGCGCCGACGAACTCGCCCTGGATCTGGCCCGCACCAAAGACCAGTTCCTCGCGCTGGTCAGCCACGAGATGCGCACCCCGCTGACGGCCATCTCGACCTACACCGAACTGATCCTCACCGACGACGACCAGGCCTGTTGCCCGGATCATCGAATGCTGCTGGAACGCATCGACCGCAACACCCGCAGTCTGCGGGCGATCGTGAACGACCTGCTCGACCTGGCCGCGCTGGAGTCCGGCCGCTTCACCATCTGCCGGGAGCCCATCGATCTGGTCGCCGTGGTGCTCGATGCCGTCAGCGCCGCGGCCACAGCCGCCGCCACCGCCGGCGTGGAGCTGCTCACCGCACTCCCCGACCGCGCCGAGCTGCACGGTGACGCTGCGCGCCTGCGGCAGGTCCTGGACAACCTGATCTCCAACGGCATCAAATACAGCCCGCACGGCGGGCAGGTCCACCTCCGCCTCGACGCCGACGCCGACGCCGACGCCGGGAAGGCAGGGGAGGCCGGGGATATGGTCCTGACGGTCAGCGACACCGGCATCGGCATTCCCGAGGCCGAACGACCACGCCTGTTCGGCCGCTTCTACCGGGCTTCGACCGCCCGCACCCACGGCATCCCCGGCACCGGCCTCGGCCTCACCATCGTCCGGGCGATCGTGGAAGCCCACGACGGCACCATCGGCCTGGTGGACACGGCCGGACCAGGAGCCACCTTCCGGGTCCGGCTCTCGTCCGGACCTCCCGCCACCGGAACGCCCGACTGATCACCACTGGAAATTTGGCTGTTCACCGCCAGAACGCCGGACCGTTCGCTGCGGGTCGCCGAGGGCCGACTGGTCGCGAACGTCGGCCTCCGGGCCCGGACGGTGCCCGCAGCCACGCGCGACACGGCCAAAAGGCATCCGATTCTGGGAATTCGCACATAATTGACGCCAGGTGGCGTCGAGGTTCCCGTGGTGACGCCGCTGAAGCGCGCGAAAAGGCGGTGCCGGTCGTCGTGGTGGTGAAGGAAGCGGTGGAGCCGTCAGACCCGGCGAATTCGCCGGGTCCGGCCGAGGCCTCGGCGTCCAGCGGCGTCCGCGCGCCCGCGGACACGGGGACAGCGTCCCTGGCCGACCTGGACACGGTGGAGTTGCTGGACTCGGTCGCTGAAGCGTTTTTCACTCTGGACCCGTCCGGGGTGATCGCGGGCTGGAACGCCGCCGCGCGGACGATGTTCGGATTCACTGCCGCGGAGGCCGCCGGGCGGCGCGCGGACGAGCTGCTCGGCGCCCAGTACACGCAGCGGCCGATCCCGGCGGTTCTGGCCGACCTGCTCTCCGGCGCGTCCACCTCCGTGAACGGCGTGACGCCGCTGCGGCACCGCGACGGTCGCCGGATCTACGCGCGGGTCCGGATGTCGACCCTGCACGCCCGCCACGGTGCGGCGGTGGTGTGCGTGTTCCTCAGCGACGTCACCGACCAGGTGGACGCGATCACCGCGGCCGACGCGGCCGACGCCGCGGTGAAGAAGGCGGACGTCGCGGCCAGGAAGGCAGACATCGCTGCCGACGCGCAGCGCGGATTCACCGAGGCGCTGCTGGACAGCCTCGGCGAAGGCGTCGTCGCGGTGGATCAGACCGGTCGCGGGGTGGTGTTCAACCGCGCGATGCGCGAGCTGCACGGCCTGCCGGCCGATCTGCCGCCGGAGGCAGCCCGGGCCGCGGCACTCACCCAGCTGCGCCACCCGGACGGGCGACCGGCGCGCGCCGAGGATCACCTCATGGACAAGGCCCTGGCCGGCCAAACGATCCGCGACGCCGAATGGATCGTGACCCTCGACGGTCACGCCGACCGCTACGTCGCGGCCAGCGCACAGGCGATCCTGGCCGGCGACAATGAGCGGATCGGAGCGGTCACCACCGTCCAGGACATCACCGACCGTCGCCGCGCGGAACGGTTCCGGGACTGCCAGCTCGCGGTCGCCAAGATCCTCAACCGGCCCGGCACCCTGGCCGAGCTCGCGGACGACATGTTGGCATTGGTCGGGCGCACACTCGCCTGGCCCTACCTGAGTCTGCGGGTCGTCGATCCATCCACCGACACGCTGCGCCGGATCGGGCGGTGGAGCGCCGCGGGCTACGACCTCGACGAGCTTCTCCCCGTCCACCTCACCCGGGACGCACCCGTGATCCCAGCCCGGGTCTGGGCGACCGGCCGCCCGATCTGGGAACCCGACCTCGCGTCCCTACCCGCGCCCGGCGGCGCCTCCACTCCCGGCGGCGCCTCCACTCCTGGTCGCGTATCCGTCTATGCCGAACACGGGCTGCACGCGGCGCTGGCCGTGCCCGTCCGCGACGGCGACGACGTCCTCGGGGTTCTGACCTGCTTCGCTGACACCATCGAACACGACGAATTCCTCCTCACCGGTCTTCTCGGCGACGTCGCCGCGCAGATCGCGCAATTCCTGGCCCGGCGCCGCGCGGAAGACCTCACGAGCGCGCTGTCGAAAGCGCGGGCGGACTTCACCGCGCTGATCGGTCACGACATGCGGACCCCGTTGACCACCATCGGCACCTACGTCCAGCTGCTGCTCGAGGACCCCGCGCCGCGGCCCAACACCGAGCGCCAGCTCCTGGACGGCATCGACCGCAACAGCCGCGCGCTGCGGGAGCTCGTCGAAGGGCTGCTCGACCTAACCGCCCTGGAACGTGACGACACACCCCTGGCGATCCACGAGGTCGACCTGTCCGCGCTGCTCACGGCCGCGATCGCCGCGGCCCGACCGGCCGCGCAGGCCGCCGGTATCCAGCTGCACACCACCCTGCTTCCGCGGCTCCACATCGACGGGGACCGCGACCGGCTCCGCCAGCTGCTGGACAAGCTGCTCACCGCGGCCATCACCGGCAACCCCGGCGGCGGCGACGTCCACCTCGACCTCGACCGTGCCGGAAACACCGCACAGCTGACCCTCACCGACCCCGGCGGGCTCGACCTCGCCGATCGGACGTTCGAACGGTTCTCCCCGGCCAACACGACCGGCACCGGCAACACGACCTCCGGACTCGGTTTCGTCTTGTCCCGGGCCATCGCTGAGCGACATGGAGGCAGCCTCGTCGTGCAGCAGGACGGGCGAACGGTCACCACCACGGTCCTACTCCCGATGCGTAGCCAGTCCGCGCCCTCTCCCGCCGATCGCTGACCGCAGCAGGCTCTGACTCGCCCCGGGGGGGCGGGCGCCGGCGCCGCCGGCCCTGCGCGGACGGGGCCTGCGCGGGTCGGGGCGGAGCGTGGCGAGGCGGGTCATGCCTGTCCGCGGGTGCTTCCACGGCGGCGGGCGTCTTGCGCCCGGCCGCGCGCACTGGGATCACCCTCTCCTGATCGGCATGTGCGCTGCAGGCTTTAATCACCGGCGGCTCGCGGGAAGGGCCTCGGGCAGATCAGTAGCGTCCGGCGGACGGGTATCGGCGCTGGGCCGCGCACGTGTGGATGGCTGTCTGCACGGCGATGGGTCCGTCGGCCGGCCGGCATCTTCCGGCAGCCGGTTGGTGCCGGTGACGGCGAGGCGCGAACGCCCGGCAAACGTGTTGCCATCAGCACATTCACCCGGCGCTCGGCCGAGCCGGTGGACTAGTGTTCCGAAAGTGTCTCGTGACTCGAAGTCGGCTGGGGGCGCCTTCGAGGTGCTGATCGTGGACGACGACCCCGGCGACGTGCTGCTGATCGAGGAAGCGCTCGCCGAGCGGCGCCTCCACCATCGTCTGCACACCGCCGGCGACGGGGTCCTCGCGCTGGAGTTCCTCCGCGACAGCGCCCAGCCGCGGCCGGATCTGATTCTGCTGGATCTGAACATGCCGCGGATGAACGGCCGGGAGCTTCTCGGCGAGGTCAAGGCCGATCCGGCGCTGCGCGCGATCCCGGTAGTGGTGCTCTCGACCTCCGCGGTGACCGAAGACGTCACCGATAGCTACGGCCTGCGCGCCAACGCCTACGTCACCAAGCCGGTGGACTTCGACGACTTCGTCGCCACCGTCCAGCACATCGACGACTTCTACCTCGGGGTCGTGCGGCTGCCCCGCTCTCCGGGCAGCCACACCGCCTGACATCCGGCGCGCTGGCGCGGATAGGGGGTACTCGCCAGGCCGACGGCGCAGCGCCCACCTCCCGAGGCGGTGGCGACGCCGGTACTGGCCCGTCACCGAGCGCTCCGAGCCGTCACCCGACAGTCGATCGGCGACTGCCGCCCGGACTACGGTCGGCCCTGAACAGATGCCCGGCCGGGCCGGTGCGATGCGGCAGAAACCCTAGAGCCCCTTGTCGCCGGATGGGGCTGCGGTTGCTCAGCGGGCCACGAGTCCGGGACGGCGACCATCCTGCGCCCTTCGCGCAGCTTTCCGGTCAGCCCGCCGATGGCATGGCTGAGAACTGTCTCGCGGCCGGGTCGCGGCCGGGTCGCGGCCGGGGGTGGCGAAGCGATGAGATCGATGCTCCGATCGATGACCGCTGTGCTGAGCCGGGTGTCCGAGCGGACGAAGCTCACGGCGGTGTCGGTAATGCTGACGCTGCCGCTGCTGGTGGTGAGCAGCGCCTACGTGAGCGTGGAGCACGGCCGGCTGGTGTCGGGCCGGCTGGAGCGGGCCGGCGCGGCGTATCTGGTGCCGTTGAGCCGCCTGGCCACCGAGGTCACCCTCGCCCGGCACACCCTGGCGCTCGGGGGCCGGCCCGACGCCACCGCGATGCGTACGGCCGTCGACGCGGTGGATCGCGTCGACGACCGGTACGGGCACGCGCTGGGGCTGGACGGGCAATGGCCGAAGGTCGACGACACCCTCGAGCGGGCCGTCGCCGTCGACGGTGTCCGGGCGGGGGTCGCGGCTTACAACAGCGCGGTCGACCAGATTCTGGCGCTGATCACCCGGGTCCGGGAGCCCAGTACCGCGCTGGACGCCGACGTGGACACCTACTACGTGATGAATGCGGTGATCCTGCAGCTTCCGGTGCTGCTGGACACCCCGCTGCGGGCCATCGACCTCGCGTTGAGCACCTCCCCGGGCGGCGAGGTCGGGGGCGGCGCCGGTCTGGCGGCGATGGCCGCGATGGCCGGCCGCACCACCGTGGTGACGAACTCGCTTAATACCGGCCTGGCCAAAGCGTTCGCCGCGACGAGCAGCCCGGCGCTGCTGGCGTTGAAGCCGCTCACCATGCGGACGGTGGCCATCCACCGCGCCGGATCGGCGCACGTGCTCGCGACGGCCGCGGCCGGCGCCACCCTCGCGGTCGAACCGGGCCTGCTCGATCCGATGATCACCCAGACCACCGCGCTGAGCCGGGCGCTGCTGCCGGTGGTCGAGGACCTGATCGACGCCCGGATCCGGCATCTGGAGCACCGGATCTACGGTGTCGGCGCAGCCACCGGTTTGGCGATCCTGCTCGCCGCCTACGTGCTGCTCTCGTCGCTGCGCGGGATCCGCCGCGGCCGGGACCAGGCCGTGGCCGCGGCCGAGGCGAAGTCGGCGTTCCTGGCCACCATGAGCCACGAGATCCGCACCCCGCTCAATGCCGTGATCGGCATGACCGGCGTCCTCATGGACACCGACCTGGACGAAAACCAGCGCGAGTACGTCACCACTGTGCGCGACAGCGGTGAGGCGCTGCTCAGCACGATCAACGACATCCTCGACTTCTCCAAGATCGAATCCGGGCAACTCGACCTCGAAGCCGAGCCGTTCGACGTCCGCGACTGCGTCGAGAGCGCGCTGGCCCTTGTCGCGCTCCCGGCCGAGCGCAAAGGCTTGGAACTGGTCGGCAGCGTCGACGCCGGTTGCCCGCCGATGCTGCGCGGCGACGTCACCCGGCTGCGGCAGATCGTGGTGAATCTGCTGTCCAACGCAGTGAAGTTCACCGAGCACGGCGAGGTCGTGGTCAGCACCCACGCCCGGCAACTCACCCCGGATCCGGCCGGGCCGGTGCAGCTGAGCGTGGCGGTCCGCGACACCGGACCGGGCATCCCGGCCGACCGTGTGGACCGGGTGTTCCGGTCGTTCTCGCAGGTCGACTCGTCCACCACCCGCGTCCACGGCGGCACCGGGCTGGGGCTGGCGATCAGCCGCAACCTCGCCCGCGCGATGGGCGGCGACATCGCCTTGGGCAGCACCGTCGGTGCCGGCTCGACCTTCACCCTGACCGCTCAGCTGTCGGGCTGTCCCGACGTGACGCCGGCCGGGGTGGGGCCGTCGCGCCTGATCGGGGCGACGGCGTTGATCGTCGACGACAACGCCACCAACCGCCGCGTGCTGTCGCTGCAGCTGACCGGCTGGGGCATGACCTGCCTAGAAGCCGGGTCCGCCGCGAACGCGCTGGCGCTGCTCGCCGCCGGTTCCCGCGTCGACGTGGCGATCCTGGACATGCAGATGCCCGGGAAGGATGGTGTCGCGCTGGCCCGGGACCTGCGCGCCCATCCGGAGACCGCCGGTCTGCCGCTGATTCTGCTCAGCAGCGTGCAATGGCGGCCCGGACCTGACGCCCACGGCCTGTTCGCCGCGGTGCTGGCCAAGCCCGCCCGCGCGGCGCTCCTGCACGACCGCATCACCCGGGCCCTCGATCCTCAGCCCACCGGCCCGCGTCGTTCCGACGACTCGCTCCCCACGCGGGCCCAGCCGAACGGACAGGCCGGTACGGCCGATGTTCCGCAGCCGCAGGCTTTGCGGATCTTGCTGGTCGAAGACAACCCGGTGAACCAGCGCGTCGCGCAGCTGCTGCTCGGCCAGCTCGGCTACCGCGCGGACACCGCCGGCAACGGCCTGGAAGCCCTCCGCGCGTTGCAGCGGGCGGCCTACGACGTGGTGCTCATGGACGTGCAGATGCCGGTCATGGACGGCCTGGAAGCCACCCGCCGCGTCCGCGCGGACCTGCCCGCCGCGCAGCAGCCGCACATCATCGCCATGACCGCCAGCGTCCTGGTCGAAGACCGCACCGCCTGCCGCGCGGCGGGCATGAACGACTACCTGGCCAAACCCGTCCGCGTCCACGCCCTGCGCGACGCCCTTGCCGTCCTCACGCCCGCTACACCGACATCCACCGCGCCCGGACTCGCCCCGCCCGAATCCGCCCCGCCCGAATCCGCTCGGTCCGAGGCCACCGTGTCCGGGCCCACAGCGCAGCTCGCTGTCTCACCCGATGGCGTGCTGGACCACCACCCTGACGCCGAGAGGCTCGACAGTGAGCACGGCAGCCCTGCGGATCACGGGCCGCTTGAGGAGAGCGTCCGGGGGCGGCTGCGCGAGCTGGTCGGTCCCGGGTCGCCGCTGGACGAACGCCGCCTGGTCGCCGGTCTGGCACGCTCGTTCACCGCGGCCGGCCCGCAGCTGCTCGTGCAGCTCACCGCCGCGGTCCATCTCGGCGACAACGGCACCGCCGAGGCCCGCGCCCATCGGCTGCGCGGCGCGGCAGCGAACCTCGGACTGAGCATGCTCGCCGACCTCTGCACCCGCTACGAGGATCTCGCCCGCGCCTACGCGCTCACAGCGGGCAGCGACCACGCGGCCGGTCTGGCCGCCGCCGCGGCCGAACTCGACCGCGGCCTGGCCGTCCTCGACCGGCTGCTGGCCGAACTGGGACCTCTCGACGATGGCGCCCGGCACGGCTCGGCGCGGCACGAGGCGGCCTCGTACGAGTCGGCGGCCAGTGCGGCGCCGAGCACCCCCGGTCCGAACCAGATGAGTGATTCCGATGTCGGTCAATGGTCGTAGGCGGTCGACGATCGGGCGACTGGGGGGCCGGTGGGGTCGTTGCGCTAGATCACGGCGGTCAAAGCGAGGAGTCCACTCGAGGTCGCTGGTCGCGACAGGCGGCGGGAACAGTTCGTACCTACCCGTGAATGGTGTATTCCGCCGGGCCGGTGCGGCAGCCTGTCCGCCTCAAAAGGAGGGCTGCGATGACCACCCGCAAGCTTGATCCTCACGAGGCTGCTGCCTACTGGTCGCAGCTGCGCGGCAGCACGCTGCGCATCAGCCTCGCCGGGGCCGTCGACCATCACCGGCACAGCGAGCTGCAGACGATGGTGAATAGCTGCCGGGGCATGTTGACCGGGCCGTGATCGACACACGCGAGGTCACGTTCTTCGGAGCCGCCGCCTTGAACTTCCTCGCCATGCTCGCGGCCACCGGCGCGACCGTCGTGGTCCTCGACGCCGCCGCGCGGCTCTCGATCCCCCGGCTGGTGCACGCCGTCGGACTGCAGGCACGGGTCAGCGTCTGGACCGTCGAGGACTGACCGGGCGTGGCCATTCCGGTCTCCGTTCGGGGAGGACGCCGATGTGGTCACCGGACCGATGGGATCGGTGGTGGGAAGGACACCATGAGTCAGGCGGGCGGATGTGACCGTCCGCCTGATTCGTGGTGTTGCTTCTGATTTCTCGGCCACCGGCTCGGCGGCACGCGGGATGGCGGCCGGACCCGGTCAGCGCGCGACCGAGCTCAGCGGCGGTACCACGCCTAGCGGGTCCGCGCCGCCCGCCGGCGGCGGCGCACACCAACCAGGACGAGCAGGAGGGCCGCGGCGGCGCCCGCGCCGGTGAGCGCGCGGGTGCGGGGGCTGCTGTCCTTGGCCGCCTGGGTGGCCCGGGCGGTGTAGGGGCGGGCCCGATCGATCACCGGCCCGGCTTTGGCGCGGGCGGTGACCGTGGCACGGGCGGCCGCCTGCCGGGCGCGAGCACGCGTGTCGGCCACCCGTGCGCGGGCGCGGCCGGATACGTCGGTCTTCGCGGCGAGCGCGTCGACGGTGTCGCCGAGCTCGGCCCGGGTCTCCGCGATCTCGGCGCGCAGTGTGTCGGCGTCGGGCGAGGGCTTGGACGGAGGGGAAGCGGTCATCGGTGTGCGTGCTCCTTCACGATCTGGGCGTCGGTTTTGAGGCCATCGACGGCTTCTGTGGGCACCGCGGGCGTGGCCTGGGAGAGGTTCTTCTTGCCCAGCAGTGCCACAACGCCGGCGGCGAGGAACAGAACGACCGCGACGACGAGCGCCGAGGCCCAGACCGGCAGCACGAGGGCCAGCGCGGCGATGGCAGCGGTGAGCAGAGCCCCGACGCCGTAGAGGGCGGCGATGCCCGCACCGCCGAACAGCCCGGCGCCGACACCAGCCTTCTTGCCCTTCTGCGTCAGCTCGAGACGCGCCAGCGCCAGCTCGTCGCGCACGAGCGTGGACACCTGCGTGGTGATCCGGGTGACCAGATCGCCGGTCGACAATTCTGCCGCGTTGACCGGGTCCGTGGACTCGGCCGGTGTTGGTGAGATTGCCGGTCTGGGTGGTCTTGCCGGTCTGGGTGGAATGGCCGGATCGGCCGGGAAGGTGGCGGGTTCAGCCATGTGCACTCCTCGGAAACGGGATGAGCATCGGCCACCGAATGGCCCGGTGACGGGGTCTTGGGAAGCCGATGCGGGGGGCTGAATCGGTTCGCTAGGTCATACCCGCAGTCCGCTCCCTCAATCCGCACGGCGATTCCGCGGCGCGGTCCTGACCGAGCCGGGCCGGCGGTTGCCTGGTGGTGGCGCGACCGTCTTGTCCACGCTCGGCCTCTATTCGCAGGGGCGGGGCGCAGCCTGAACTCGGCCGGCGCCATTCCGCCGAGTCCATCCACACAGGAAGCGCAGGTGGGGTCAGGACTTCCTGACAGCGTGGCCTCATTGGAGCGAAGAAGTGCCGGGCCGACTGTCCCACGGGTCTTCGTAGACGCAAGCGGGCACGGCGGACCCCAGCCGGAAGGAGATGTTCACCAGGAACAGCACTGCGGCGAGGACGCCGCCTAGATCACTGGCCAGCGCCTGGCGCGTGGCGAAGACGAACCCCGGCACCGTTCCTCTCGGTGGGGGCTATGAAGTATTGCCAGCAGAAGGCTGCGTAGTTTTAAGGTGTTGTAACGGCGATGTGGACGGTGAGGCGGCCCTTCAGCGCTGATGATGAGCCGTAGCCGGGAGCGCAGATACAGCGGCGGAGCGCATTACCTATTCGAGCCAGGTCGGGATCGAGGTAATGGCTTGTCGAACCCCCACCTCTCTCGCGCCCCACTGACGGTCCTAATGCGAGGACGCGGATCGCGTGACCTGGACCATTCGGCGCTACGTCCGGTTACCGGCAGGCGTGCCGATTGATCCGGATTCGGGTCAGCTTGTGCTCTGCTGCGCAGTGAGGCGGTGAACGATGTAGCGGGCGCGTCCCGCGGACTCGGCGCGGCTGTTCGCCGAGCGGCCATCTCTCCGCGGGCTTCAATCAGCAGCTGTGGGACGGGTGGCGGCTGATCTTGGGGCACCAGGGTTTGCGACGGCTGTATCTCAACGCGCTCCTTCTCTAGCACCGTTTGCCTGTTGTTTAGCTTGACT
This region includes:
- a CDS encoding sensor histidine kinase; the protein is MAELAARVADAPAAVWVRIDGRCERVVGRSGAAVAGWPESWRVADGPAECLLRMNGALVVEDTSADLRWGCCPLRVSADIRALLAVPLRGADSGITGAVYVVDTVSRRWPDSVLEAVERLAAWASGATAGQAAPWGAADAGGAADVPEVADTDDAHGKIAVASSGPASDPFLTALVETLDVGVAACDSRGRLILYNRALRELRGLPDTWTPSEDLATSLAARPVLGPDGDPLAVERTPLGRALRGEVVENTDVVLTAPGQRLRIAAARAKPIHDGDGRCVGAVVALQEVTDRRRAERFAECELQVARALAESVSVAAAAPAVLEAVARSLQWPHAELWLIDGAGEQLDPVAQWSAPGLDLQVELPAVTSFEGIVGSVWATGRPLWVPDLAGSRYLTTGEAAARSRECARQGLRTVLAVPLLDAGRVQGVLACFADTLEDGQELLTTLLGTIARQIGQFLARRRADELALDLARTKDQFLALVSHEMRTPLTAISTYTELILTDDDQACCPDHRMLLERIDRNTRSLRAIVNDLLDLAALESGRFTICREPIDLVAVVLDAVSAAATAAATAGVELLTALPDRAELHGDAARLRQVLDNLISNGIKYSPHGGQVHLRLDADADADAGKAGEAGDMVLTVSDTGIGIPEAERPRLFGRFYRASTARTHGIPGTGLGLTIVRAIVEAHDGTIGLVDTAGPGATFRVRLSSGPPATGTPD
- a CDS encoding hybrid sensor histidine kinase/response regulator — protein: MTAVLSRVSERTKLTAVSVMLTLPLLVVSSAYVSVEHGRLVSGRLERAGAAYLVPLSRLATEVTLARHTLALGGRPDATAMRTAVDAVDRVDDRYGHALGLDGQWPKVDDTLERAVAVDGVRAGVAAYNSAVDQILALITRVREPSTALDADVDTYYVMNAVILQLPVLLDTPLRAIDLALSTSPGGEVGGGAGLAAMAAMAGRTTVVTNSLNTGLAKAFAATSSPALLALKPLTMRTVAIHRAGSAHVLATAAAGATLAVEPGLLDPMITQTTALSRALLPVVEDLIDARIRHLEHRIYGVGAATGLAILLAAYVLLSSLRGIRRGRDQAVAAAEAKSAFLATMSHEIRTPLNAVIGMTGVLMDTDLDENQREYVTTVRDSGEALLSTINDILDFSKIESGQLDLEAEPFDVRDCVESALALVALPAERKGLELVGSVDAGCPPMLRGDVTRLRQIVVNLLSNAVKFTEHGEVVVSTHARQLTPDPAGPVQLSVAVRDTGPGIPADRVDRVFRSFSQVDSSTTRVHGGTGLGLAISRNLARAMGGDIALGSTVGAGSTFTLTAQLSGCPDVTPAGVGPSRLIGATALIVDDNATNRRVLSLQLTGWGMTCLEAGSAANALALLAAGSRVDVAILDMQMPGKDGVALARDLRAHPETAGLPLILLSSVQWRPGPDAHGLFAAVLAKPARAALLHDRITRALDPQPTGPRRSDDSLPTRAQPNGQAGTADVPQPQALRILLVEDNPVNQRVAQLLLGQLGYRADTAGNGLEALRALQRAAYDVVLMDVQMPVMDGLEATRRVRADLPAAQQPHIIAMTASVLVEDRTACRAAGMNDYLAKPVRVHALRDALAVLTPATPTSTAPGLAPPESAPPESARSEATVSGPTAQLAVSPDGVLDHHPDAERLDSEHGSPADHGPLEESVRGRLRELVGPGSPLDERRLVAGLARSFTAAGPQLLVQLTAAVHLGDNGTAEARAHRLRGAAANLGLSMLADLCTRYEDLARAYALTAGSDHAAGLAAAAAELDRGLAVLDRLLAELGPLDDGARHGSARHEAASYESAASAAPSTPGPNQMSDSDVGQWS
- a CDS encoding PAS domain S-box protein; its protein translation is MPVVVVVKEAVEPSDPANSPGPAEASASSGVRAPADTGTASLADLDTVELLDSVAEAFFTLDPSGVIAGWNAAARTMFGFTAAEAAGRRADELLGAQYTQRPIPAVLADLLSGASTSVNGVTPLRHRDGRRIYARVRMSTLHARHGAAVVCVFLSDVTDQVDAITAADAADAAVKKADVAARKADIAADAQRGFTEALLDSLGEGVVAVDQTGRGVVFNRAMRELHGLPADLPPEAARAAALTQLRHPDGRPARAEDHLMDKALAGQTIRDAEWIVTLDGHADRYVAASAQAILAGDNERIGAVTTVQDITDRRRAERFRDCQLAVAKILNRPGTLAELADDMLALVGRTLAWPYLSLRVVDPSTDTLRRIGRWSAAGYDLDELLPVHLTRDAPVIPARVWATGRPIWEPDLASLPAPGGASTPGGASTPGRVSVYAEHGLHAALAVPVRDGDDVLGVLTCFADTIEHDEFLLTGLLGDVAAQIAQFLARRRAEDLTSALSKARADFTALIGHDMRTPLTTIGTYVQLLLEDPAPRPNTERQLLDGIDRNSRALRELVEGLLDLTALERDDTPLAIHEVDLSALLTAAIAAARPAAQAAGIQLHTTLLPRLHIDGDRDRLRQLLDKLLTAAITGNPGGGDVHLDLDRAGNTAQLTLTDPGGLDLADRTFERFSPANTTGTGNTTSGLGFVLSRAIAERHGGSLVVQQDGRTVTTTVLLPMRSQSAPSPADR
- a CDS encoding response regulator, which codes for MSRDSKSAGGAFEVLIVDDDPGDVLLIEEALAERRLHHRLHTAGDGVLALEFLRDSAQPRPDLILLDLNMPRMNGRELLGEVKADPALRAIPVVVLSTSAVTEDVTDSYGLRANAYVTKPVDFDDFVATVQHIDDFYLGVVRLPRSPGSHTA
- a CDS encoding DUF3618 domain-containing protein; translated protein: MTASPPSKPSPDADTLRAEIAETRAELGDTVDALAAKTDVSGRARARVADTRARARQAAARATVTARAKAGPVIDRARPYTARATQAAKDSSPRTRALTGAGAAAALLLVLVGVRRRRRAARTR
- a CDS encoding phage holin family protein, with protein sequence MAEPATFPADPAIPPRPARPPRPAISPTPAESTDPVNAAELSTGDLVTRITTQVSTLVRDELALARLELTQKGKKAGVGAGLFGGAGIAALYGVGALLTAAIAALALVLPVWASALVVAVVLFLAAGVVALLGKKNLSQATPAVPTEAVDGLKTDAQIVKEHAHR